The Brassica napus cultivar Da-Ae chromosome C1, Da-Ae, whole genome shotgun sequence DNA segment ttgaaaagattatatcaatctgagaggactgctgcatcgatgaggtggcatgcggaacatgtccagagagatggtgaggttgcacatccatcagacgcaagagcgtggaaacatttcaacaaggtacacgcagattttgctacaaatattcggaatgtctatcttgggttatgcaccgatggattttctccatttggaatgtctggtagacaatattctttgtggccagtcattcttacgccgtacaatttaccgccggatatgtgcatggaacaagaatttctatttttgaccatattaatccctgggccgaagcatccaaaacggtctcttgatgtttttcttcaaccgttgatagaagagctaaagcaattgtggtcagaaggggtgtggacgtacgattgttccttgaaaaacaattttacgatgcgagcagttctgctgtggacgataagtgatttccctgcttatgggatgttgtctggctggacaacacatggaagattatcttgtccatattgtcttggatcgacggatgcttttcaactgaagaatggtaggaagagttgttggtttgactgtcatcgtcgctttcttccacttgcccatccgtacagaagaaataagacattgtttcggcacaaaaaaattgtcagagacggtcctcctccatatctcaccggccagcagatcgaagcagacattgattattacggagctcaggaaacagttaaagttggaggaaattggcatgttcctggaaatatgcctgatggatatggtgtgtctcacaattggcataagaagagtatattttgggagctaccctattggaaggatcttctcttacgccacaatctggatgtcatgcatattgagaagaacttttttgagaacatcatgaatacattacttaacgtccctgggaagacaaaagataacaaaaagtcaaggatggacttacctgatatttgctcaagaagtgagttacatatcaagagcaatggaaacgttcctgttcccatcttccggttgtcatcagaagccaaaacaaccttgtttgactgggttgcatcagaagttaagtttcctgatggttatgtttcaaatctgtcaaaatgtgttgaacgaggtcaaaagttctccggaatgaagagtcatgattgtcatgtgtttatgcaacgacttcttccatttgcttttgccgagctccttccagcaaatgtccatgaagcacttgcaggtaattataaaacgttaatatatatacatatgttatgaaatgttattaatttgattacttttgcaatatacagccatcggcgcttttttcagagatctcagcacacgtacgttcaaggaagaagtcatcgaacaacttcatcataacattccgatcatattgtgcaacctggagaagatatttcctccttcattttttgacgtcatggagcatctagttgtccacctaccatatgaagcattgcttcgtggacctgttcacaacggatggatgtatccgtatgagcgacagatgaaacatttgaaggggaaagcaagaaatcttgcaaaggtggaaggttcaatagttgcgggaagtttgacagccgaaacatctaacttcacatcatactactttgctccaactgttcgtacgaggaaaagagttcctagaagatatgatgatggtggagtaccgacatcatatccaattgatggtgttcctgacattttctgcgaaattgcaaggtttggtggtaaaacgaaagaagtatggtggtcatgtgaagaggataaacatagtgcccacacttatattctgctcaactgcgaggatgcaatgacccgttactttgaaaggtaaatatttttgtgaatgttaattatatgaattgcagttaattatgtatgacttgattatttgtttaatttgcagcatgtttgtatctcaagttgaagaagcaataccaggaatatctgcaactgatgtggagacacgtaaagataagcactttgtcaagtggttaaaatcacaggtacgtaatatatctcatacattgattaattaagtaagtgttttgatacttcaatattaattaagaataactgctttttgcaggttgattacgacgatccttattatcccgtatggtttcacgaattggttcaaggtccagttgcaaaggtcaccacatcacctatgtatttcacacgaggatttacctttcacacatacgagtatgggagacatcgggcaacgagtaactacggaatatgtgtgaaaggtgaaacagacttttacgggatcttgcaggagattattgaagtggaatttccggggttattgaagctaaaatgcgtcctcttcaaatgtgaatggttcgatcctgttgtgaaccgagggattcggtataacaaatttggtgttgtggatgtcaattttgggagaagatacaacaaatttgagcctttcattttagcttcacaagccgagcaagtaagcttccttccttatcctcggcttcgaacttccgggataaactggttagctgctatcaaaattacacctcgtggacgcattgtcgctggagaagaaccgcccttgcaagaagaagacgctatcaatgaagttgaggtaccagaacaaccaactgatgaaatccttttgatcgacccgcaaaactttcaatatgaagatattcccgaagatgcgacagatgaagcacgtgaagacgagttcgagagaagcgacgatgatgattgtaatgatagtgatgagaacgaaaacgatttagagtgatgtaatattgatgagaacgaaaacgatttagagtgatgtaatatatgtctctgatgttgtatttctctattgtaacgtatgtttaaagaaatattgtttttttaccatcctaatgtatgtgtaacaaatgttgttttatataatatgtatttgtgttaattttaaaaaaattatttggagttttagggttttagagtttaagttggagaaagagcacaaagtagtagagaagaagagatatgatgttagatgatatgtgactttggggtttagggatttcattctcggtgtttagggttaagcgttgtaaaatcgtcgtaaaccgatttttcgacgtaatttcgtcgtaaatggaaaaacgcgggcctggtaacttcgtcgtaaacgtgggccttgtaaattcgtcgtaaaccaatgtttcgacgtaatttcgtcgtaaatcgaaaaacacgggcctggtaacttcgtcgtaaatggaaaaacacgggcctggtaacttcgtcgtaatgttacgaggaagttacgaggaaaccgtttttatatatatggcaCTGCTCGTATCTTCCTCCCTAACTCCTCTCCCCTCTAAggtaactttctctctctatcttttttttttttttttttagtttaggttgttagtttaggtgattagtttagggaattagtttaggtgattagttaacggaattagtttagatgattagtttagaaaattattttaaacaattcgtttaggatatatattaatttaatttttttaaattttctagatggctcctagaccgAGACCAGCAGCTCCTGCACCTACGTATGCGGATTTGTTTGGCGATGGATCTTCCTCtagcggtccatcgtcttcttccgggacagttccagactctcacaCATCTCGGAGAGTTCCTTCGacccctcctcctcttccatctCAGATGCCTCCCCCACGAGCTCCACCTGTCGCCCCGGATCAGCCTGCCCCACCGGCTGCAGTTCATCCCGATTTGCGGGTGCCAGCTCATGCACCATTCGCAAGATACACCgtcgaggatttgcttgcccagcccggACGAGAGGGTTTACACGTTctggaccccgatagacccccgggtacttattggtaagtacataaaattattaattttaaatttaaaatctttgatcaatttttttaacaaatttgttatatttgcaggtttggggctaacaaccgtgttagccggagcgtttcagaGACGATGAAGGGATATTATGACGGCCCTTATCCCAACTGGACCATGACTCCCGATCACGTCAAGacgacgtggtttaaatgttttgcggtaattatatttacatattattaatatttatattgttaattaaataattattattttttttttctaatcttttaaaatgtttgttttttcagcAAAGGTGGAACTGGTCCgtaggaatcaccgagagggtgaagagcGAATTTATTGCAAAGGCGAAAACTCGTCTTTGCAACAccgtctccgattggaaggacaagtgggagatttaCGGCTATGAGGGGAAGCCGAGCGGGGTCACAAAGGAAgcatgggatggcctcatcacctattggaacgaacccaGCTCCATCCGCAAAGCCAACTCCTGCTCCGCTTCCCGAAGAACGAGGGATAAAGATGGCCATTTGCCCATGGTTCATAGATCCGGCCAAAAACCCCATGCCGGAATTCGTctcgaagctgtaagttttatttaaatttataattttcattattttaaacttgtatttattaattatatttaatttatttattattgttgtttattagttggagaagacgggagttttgccatctctctcggacttattcaagatgactcacgcctcaCCAGATggggtttttgtggatcctgcatccgaGAAACTCTTCAACGCTGTGGCGTCTCGGGTTGAAGAGCAAGAGACGCAACTTACCCAACAGTCTgcagatggattacccgtcaagtTGTCAACCGTAGAGGTCGACCGGATCTTCGAGgaggtaaaatttaataattttaattttttttctttattttattattaactctaaatacggttttatatatatacatataggtggctcctagaaagaagggAAGGACGGTTGGAATAGGTtccgttaacgaagttgcaagggcgacTTCGTCATACTATTCGAGACGGGACCAGGACAACGACCGGATGCAGGCTCGCATGGATACCCAGCAGCAGCGTTTGGACTCTCTCGAGGGTTTGCTGGATGTGATGGCGGTGGGAAATCCAACTTTGCAGAGAGCTTTGGCGGAGAGACGAGCAGCTCTCGGGATGAGCCAGCCGGATCCCGAAGCAGGAACGTCTACAGACCCGAACCCCTCAGCCAACTACTTCGATGACCATGATGTTGgcctttagtttccttttttaatttcttttgttttgtataaaaaatttaaattctatttaattaatgaatttatagttttaaaaaaaattatttggtttcatatttaattttatttcaaatattttaaattttaaaattattgttttataaaatttatataattattataattaattaatattttaaatatggagatgtaaattcgttgtaaaattCCACGTTAAGTCCTCGTaacgtttacgaggaatttacatgaagtcgttgtaaagtcctcgtaaatttacatcgactttacgtgGAAGCCTTACGTGGCTTTTACAACGAActattacgaggtatttacatcGTCATTTACGAGGGCATTACGACGAATAGTTTCCttccgctttacgaggaattgacttcctcgtaaacgtaactaggactttacgacgaaacctccgttacgacgagcgtttaacaacgaaacgcgtatcgatgttaattcgtcgtaaagcccctattacgacgaatttacaacgaataccgccctcgtaaaaaatatgttttcttgtagtggctgACCTTTAAATTCACATTCCCTAATACCAATCAAAGTGTCATGtaagataattaattaaaatattaaatttatttaaaaaattaactaaaaaaaaatattgctaaTTTTACGCCGCTAAttaaccgtaaaccctaaatcttaaattctaaaccctaaccttaaatcctaataatccaaaccctataccctaaactcaaattttGTACTCTAAATCCAATTTtatactctaaacccaaacgtataccctaaaccaaacataaacttaaaacccaaaaccgtaaaaccctaaaccccaaagccCTAACCAAATGCATTaggtttgtggtttagggtttatggtgtTCGGTTTGTTTGTAtatgatttgggtttaggtttaTGGTTTGGGGTTTTAGGGTATAAGTTTGGGTTAGAGTTTACAATTTTGGATTTAGAGtacaaaattttgagttttttagggtatagggtttggattaggatttaggttagggtttttataatttaagattTATGGTTGAATTACGGTTTATTAGCGGCGTtaaattacaatatttttttttagtttatttttaaataaaatttaatattttttaataattatctattGACACTTTGATTGGTATTAGAGGaagatttgaattttaaaaaggttcaccactacaagaaaaacatattttttacgagggcggtattcgttgtaaattcgtcgtaataggggctttacgacgaattaacatcgatacgcgtttcgttgttaaacgctcgtcgtaacggaggtttcgtcgtaaagtcctagttacgtttacgaggaagtcaattcctcgtaaagcggaaGGAAACTATTCGTCGTAATGCCCTCGTAAATGACgatgtaaatacctcgtaatagTTCGTTGTAAAAGCCACGTAAGGCTTCcacgtaaagtcgatgtaaattttacgaggactttacaacgacttcatgtaaattcctcgtaaacgttACGAGGACTTAACGTGGaattttacaacgaatttacatctccatatttaaaatattaattaattataataattatataaattttataaaacaataattttaaaatttaaaatatttgaaataaaattaaatatgaaaccaaataattttttttaaaaactataaattcattaattaaatagaatttaaattttttatacaaaacaaaagaaattaaaaaaggaaactaaaggcCAACATCATGGTCATCGAAGTAGTTGGCTGAGGGGTTCGGGTCTGTAGACGTTCCTGCTTCGGGATCCGGCTGGCTCATCCCGAGAGCTGCTCGTCTCTCCGCCAAAGCTCTCTGCAAAGTTGGATTTCCCACCGCCATCACATCCAGCAAACCCTCGAGAGAGTCCAAACGCTGCTGCTGGGTATCCATGCGAGCCTGCATCCGGTCGTTGTCCTGGTCCCGTCTCGAATAGTATGACGAAgtcgcccttgcaacttcgttaacggaACCTATTCCAACCGTCCTTcccttctttctaggagccacctatatgtatatatataaaaccgtatttagagttaataataaaataaagaaaaaaaattaaaattattaaattttacctcCTCGAAGATCCGGTCGACCTCTACGGTTGACAacttgacgggtaatccatctgcAGACTGTTGGGTAAGTTGCGTCTCTTGCTCTTCAACCCGAGACGCCACAGCGTTGAAGAGTTTCtcggatgcaggatccacaaaaccCCATCTGGtgaggcgtgagtcatcttgaataagtccgagagagatggcaaaactcccgtcttctccaactaataaacaacaataataaataaattaaatataattaataaatacaagtttaaaataatgaaaattataaatttaaataaaacttacagcttcgagACGAATTCCGGCATGGGGTTTTTGGCCGGATCTATGAACCATGGGCAAATGGCCATCTTTATCCCTCGTTCTTCGGGAAGCGGAGCAGGAGTTGGCTTTGCGGATGGAGCtgggttcgttccaataggtgatgaggccatcccatgcTTCCTTTGTGACCCCGCTCGGCTTCCCCTCATAGCCGtaaatctcccacttgtccttccaatcggagacggTGTTGCAAAGACGAGTTTTCGCCTTTGCAATAAATTCgctcttcaccctctcggtgattcctacGGACCAGTTCCACCTTTgctgaaaaaacaaacatttaaaagattagaaaaaaaaataatattatttaattaacaatataaatattaataatatgtaaatataattaccgcaaaacatttaaaccacgtcgtCTTGACGTGATCGGGAGTCATGGTCCAGTTGGGATAAGGGCCGTCATAATATCCCTTCATCGTCtctgaaacgctccggctaacacggttgttagccccaaacctgcaaatataacaaatttgttaaaaaaattgatcaaagattttaaatttaaaattaataattttatgtacttaccaataagtacccgggggtctatcggggtccagAACGTGTAAACCCTCTCGTccgggctgggcaagcaaatcctcgacGGTGTATCTTGCGAATGGTGCATGAGCTGGCACCCGCAAATCGGGATGAACTGCAGCCGGTGGGGCAGGCTGATCCGGGGCGACAGGTGGAGCTCGTGGGGGAGGCATCTGagatggaagaggaggaggggtCGAAGGAACTCTCCGAGATGtgtgagagtctggaactgtcccgaagaagacgatggaccgctaGAGGAAGATCCATCGCCAAACAAATCCGCATACGTAGGTGCAGGAGCTGCTGGTCTcggtctaggagccatctagaaaatttaaaaaaattaaattaatatatatcctaaacgaattgtttaaaataattttctaaactaatcatctaaactaattccgttaactaatcacctaaactaattccctaaactaatcacctaaactaacaacctaaactataaaaaaaaaaaaaaaaagatagagagagaaagttaccTTAGAGGGGAGAGGAGTTAGGGAGGAAGATACGAGCAGTgctcatatatataaaaacggtttcctcctcgtaacttcctcgtaacattacgacgaagttaccaggcccgtgtttttccatttacgacgaagttaccaggcccggtttttcgatttacgacgaaattacgtcgaaacattggtttacgacgaatttacaaggcccacgtttacgacgaagttaccaggcccgcgtttttccatttacgacgaaattacgtcgaaatcggtttacgacgattttacaacgcttaaccctaaacaccgagaatgaaatccctaaaccccaaagtcacatatcatctaacatcatatctcttcttctctactactttgtgctctttccaacttaaactctaaaaccctaaaactccaaataatttttttaaaattaacacaaatacatattatataaaacaacatttgttacacatacattaggatggtaaaaaaacaatatttctttaaacatacgttacaatagagaaatacaacatcagagacatatattacatcactctaaatcgttttcgttctcatcaatatacatcactctaaatcgttttcgttctcatcactatcattacaatcatcatcgtcgcttctctcgaactcgtcttcacgtgcttcatctgtcgcatcttcgggaatatcttcatattgaaagttttgcgggtcgatcaaaaggatttcatcagttggttgttctggtacctcaacttcattgatagcgtcttcttcttgcaagggcggttcttctccagcgacaatgcgtccacgaggtgtaattttgatagcagctaaccagtttatcccggaagttcgaagccgaggataaggaaggaagcttacttgctcggcttgtgaagctaaaatgaaaggctcaaatttgttgtatcttctcccaaaattgacatccacaacaccaaatttgttataccgaatccctcggttcacaacaggatcgaaccattcacatttgaagaggacgcattttagcttcaataaccccggaaattccacttcaataatctcctgcaagatcccgtaaaagtccgtttcacctttcacacatattccgtagttactcgttgcccgatgtctcccatactcgtatgtgtgaaaggtaaatcctcgtgtgaaatacataggtgatgtggtgacctttgcaactggaccttgaaccaattcgtgaaaccatacgggataataaggatcgtcgtaatcaacctgcaaaagcagttatcttattaatatatatgaagtatcaaaacacttacttaattaatcaatgtatgagatatattacgtacctgtgattttaaccacttgacaaagtgcttatctttacgtgtctccacatcagttgcagatattcctggtattgcttcttcaacttgagatacaaacatgctgcaaattaaacaaataatcaagtcatacataattaactgcaattcatataattaacattcacaaaaatatttacctttcaaagtaacgggtcattgcatcctcgcagttgagcagaatataagtgtgggcactatgtttatcctcttcacatgaccaccatacttctttcgttttaccaccaaaccttgcaatttcgcagaaaatgtcaggaacaccatcaattggatatgatgtcggtactccaccatcatcatatcttctaggaactcttttcctcgtacgaacagttggagcaaagtagtatgatgtgaagttagatgtttcggctgtcaaacttcccgcaactattgaaccttccacctttgcaagatttcttgctttccccttcaaatgtttcatctgtcgctcatacggatacatccatccgttgtgaacaggtccacgaagcaatgcttcatatggtaggtggacaactagatgctccatgacgtcaaaaaatgaaggaggaaatatcttctccaggttgcacaatatgatcggaatgttatgatgaagttgttcgatgacttcttccttgaacgtacgtgtgctgagatctctgaaaaaagcgccgatggctgtatattgcaaaagtaatcaaattaataacatttcataacatatgtatatatattaacgttttataattacctgcaagtgcttcatggacatttgctggaaggagctcggcaaaagcaaatggaagaagtcgttgcataaacacatgacaatcatgactcttcattccggagaacttttgacctcgttcaacacattttgacagatttgaaacataaccatcaggaaacttaacttctgatgcaacccagtcaaacaagttgttttggcttctgatgacaaccggaagatgggaacaggaacgtttccattgctcttgatatgtaactcacttcttgagcaatatcaggtaagtccatccttgactttttgttatctttgtcttcccagggacgttaagtaatgtattcatgatgttctcaaaaagttcttctcaatatgcatgacatccagattgtggcgtaagagaagatccttccaatagggtagctcccaaaatatactcttcttatgccaattgtgagacacaccatatccatcaggcatatttccaggaacatgccaatttcctccaactttaactgtttcctgagctccgtaataatcaatgtctgcttcgatctgctggccggtgagatatggaggaggaccgtctctgacaatttttttgtgccgaaacaatgtcttatttcttctgtacggatgggcaagtggaagaaagcgacgatgacagtcaaaccaacaactcttcctaccattcttcagttgaaaagcatccgtcgatccaagacaatatggacaagataatcttccatgtgttgtccagccagacaacatcccataagcagggaaatcacttatcgtccacagcagaactgctcgcatcgtaaaattgtttttcaaggaacaatcgtacgtccacaccccttctgaccacaattgctttagctcttctatcaacggttgaagaaaaacatcaagagaccgttttggatgcttcggcccagggattaatatggtcaaaaatagaaattcttgttccatgcacatatccggcggtaaattgtacggcgtaagaatgactggccacaaagaatattgtctaccagacattccaaatggagaaaatccatcggtgcataacccaagatagacattccgaatatttgtagcaaaatctgcgtgtaccttgttgaaatgtttccacgctcttgcgtctgatggatgtgcaacctcaccatctctctggacatgttccgcatgccacctcatcgatgcagcagtcctctcagattg contains these protein-coding regions:
- the LOC125580189 gene encoding uncharacterized protein LOC125580189, yielding MAPRPRPAAPAPTYADLFGDGSSSSGPSSSSGQFQTLTHLGEFLRPLLLFHLRCLPHELHLSPRISLPHRLQFIPICGCQLMHHSQDTPSRICLPSPDERVYTFWTPIDPRVLIGLGLTTVLAGAFQRR